The genomic interval GGACGACGCGGACGGCTCACGAACCCTCGAGGCGTGGGAGCGGGTCACAGCGGAACTCGACGATGATGCTGTCAACGTCTCCTTCCGTCTGATCGCCGCTGCCTCGATCCTCCATCTCGATGCCGCCCGGGAGTGTCCACGCCTGAGGGCCGAGGACCTGGCCGATCCTCTGCAGCGTCTGCTAGCCGCGTGGGCCGTGATCGCTCGTGGTCGGCCGCCGGGGTGGACGCCCGACGTCGGGTGGATCCATGTCACGGCTCACGGCGCCGACCTGGTGCTCGCGGCGGCGCGGCATGGCGGGGCACCGGGAGACTGCCTGGACGAAGCGTTCAGCACATGGATCGACGTGACACGCGCATGCGGGCCGCTCCTCGCCGAGGAGGAGGATCGGCTGGGTCTCGCCCTACTCGGGCTCCTGAGGCGTCGGTGGACGGACGCCGGTGCGCTCTGGTCGCCCGACGTGCTCTGGCAGGGGCCCTTTCCCGCCGACCCCGCGTCGCCGCGGTGGGAGGAGCTGATGGCCCTGCGCGCCATCACCCGCTCGGCCGCCGCGCTCGCCTGCGCGGGCGTCCGCATCCGCGAGCTCGGCCTCGTGTGGGGACCGGCCTCGGCCGAGGCCCCGGTCCTCACGACGTGGCTGATCGATGCCCTGCGCGCCACCGACAACCTCGGGGTGATCGCCGACGGGCAGTAGGGTCGCTGCCGTGACGGCACAGACGCGATCGACGGTTGGACGAGGCACACGGGTCGCAGAGGCCCTGCTCGGCATCGGCTGCGCCGTCGTGGGCCTGCTGCCGTGGCTCCTGGGCGGCATGGAGCTGCCGCTGCAGAACCTGTGGGCCGACGACACGATGATCGGCACATGCCGCGCGTCCTGCTGCCCTTCAACCAGTACTACGTGGCCATGCTCGTCTCGCTCCTGGGCTTCGGCGCGGCGCTCGCCGGTCTCGCGGCACGAAGGCTCGTGGCCCGGCGAGATCGGCGCAGCGCCCTTCAGGTGATCGGCGGCATGCTGCTCGTCCAGCTGATCGCACTCGCCCAGACCGTCGCCGTGGTCCAGGGCGGTCTACGGCAGGGCACCGACTCGCGCATCTACCTCGTCGGGATCACCGGGATCGTGCTCCTGGCGATGCTCATCGGGCTGCTGGCCTCGGTGCTCATCGCGCTCGCCCCGGCCCCCGGGGCGCTCCTCGGCCTCACGCTGGGCGCTCTGACCGTCACCTGGTGGGCATCGACCCTCGTCGCCGCGATCGTCGGCCAGGACGCCCTCGCCCTCGGCGTCCAGCCTCTGCTCGCGCCCGTCCTCGTCGGGATCGCGATCGCCTAGTGCGGCATGGTGGGAGCGGTGCGGGTCACGGCCGTGATCGCGAGTCTCGTGCTGCTGTGGGTGCTGCCCTCGGCCCTCGCCGGACTGCAGCACGCGCTCGCCTCGAGGGCGATGCTGGGACTGCCCCGCGACCTGGCGCAGACGGCCGCCGCGGAGTCATGGACCGTGTTCACCGGCCCCGCGCTGCACGGCGTCGAGATCGCCATCGTCGTCGCGCTGGTCGTGCTCGTGGCACGTGTCCTGCTCGCGCGTCGGGCACAGCGAGCCCGGTAGCTCGCCGCGGGGGCGCTCAGACCTCGAGGTCCTCGACGTCGCTGTCGAAGGGGCGAGGAGAGTGCACCACCCAGCGCTTCGCGGCGCGCGGTCGCAGCCGGAGGAGCACGGTCGCCGGGCCCTCGTGCGCGGACGCGCCCGCGCCGCCCTCCGGTACGTCGCCGCCCACGAAGTGCGCCATCGCCCGGGCCACGAGAGCAGGGTCCTCGACCACCTCGGCATCCGCCTCGATCGCGTAGAAGCCGTCGGGCGTCGCGCCGGCGAGGGTCACCGCGGGCCGCTCGCGCACGTCCGCGGCCTTGCGCGCCTGGGCGAGGGTGAGCACCGCGGCGACGCCGGGCTCGTCGAGCGGGTCGGGCTGCACCGCGACCGGCCGGGTGCGTGGCCCGTCGGGCCCGAGCGTGGTCAGCAGTGCGGTGCGGTCGACGGGAAGGACGTCGTTGAGCGAGGTCATGGGCTCATCGTGGCATCGTCCCGGGCAGGCGCCCGGGACGATCGGCCTGCCCGGCTCAGGTCCTCAGCCAGTACAGCCCGACCAGGACCACCAGCAGGATCACGAGACCCACCAGCCAGGGCACCGCCGCACTCCAGGTCTGGGCGGCCGGCTCATCGCGCGTGTCCCGCCGTGAGGTGCGTCCGGCCGTGCGCACGAGCACCACGACCAGGCTCGCGAGCAGGGCGAGACCGACGAGGACGAGGAACAGCGTGGACGCTCCGGAGGACATGCCCCGATCCTGTCAGGCCGCCCGCGGGCAGCGCCACCGGGCACGCGGCGCCGCCGGGCGGTCGGGGCCACCACGCGTCGGGCGCCGGAGACGACGAACCCGGCCGCTGCCGCACGGGCAGGACCGGGTTCGGGACGGAGGATGACGGGGTCGTCAGCCGCCGTGGAAGTAGGGGATCACGAGGTACAGGCCGAACAGCACGGCCAGACCCGCGAGGGCGAACATGCTCCACCCGCCCATGCGGCGGGAGGTGCTCACGGCCCCCGAGGGGCCGGCCTCGAGCAGCCGGGCCCCGATCGAGACGACGGAAACGAGGACGACCGCGGAGACGAGGGTGACGACGGCCACGAGGCCGAGGGCGGCGAAATCGATGTGCATGAGAGCTCCTGAGAACCGGTCGCGGATCAGGCGTGGGTGGGGGTCGGGGCGGAGGTGGACGACGTGACGGGGACCTCGTGGGTCTCGTGCACGTTGTCGGCCGTGACCTTGTGGCGGTTGGCGACCACGAGCACGGCCACGACGCCTACGACCAGCAGGGCCAGGACGATGCCGACGCCGATCGGGCCGAGCAGCGTGATCGCGGCGGCGACGGCGCCCACCGCGGCGGCGGCCGGGAGGGTCACGAGCCAGGTGATCGCCATGCGGCCGGCCACGCCCCAGCGGACCTCGGCGGCGTTGCGCCCGACCCCGGAGCCCATGATCGCGCCGGAGGCCACGTGCGTGGTCGAGAGGCCGAAGCCGAGGTGGCTCGAGGCGAGGATCGCGGCGGTCGTCGAGGTCTCGGCCGCGAAGCCCTGGGGGGCCTTGATGTCGACGAGGCCCTTGCCGAGCGTGCGCATGATGCGCCAGCCGCCCGAGTAGGTGCCCAGGCCGATCGCGAGGCCGGCGCACAGGATGACCCACAGCTGCGGAGCCGTGCCGCTGGCCTGGAAGCCGCCGGCGACGAGGACGAGGGTGATGACGCCCATGGTCTTCTGGCCGTCGGAGGTGCCGTGGGCGAGCGCGACCATCGAGGCGGAGATGGTCTGGCCGTGGCGGAAGATGCCCGAGGACTTGCCCTCGGCGTCCGGCGTGATCCGGTAGGCCAGGCGGGTGGCGATCGCGGCGGCGATGCCGGCGACGAGAGGAGCGGCGAGGGCGGGCAGGAGGATCTTGGAGATGATGACGCCGAAGTGGACGCCCGCGACGCCCGCCGAGACGAGCACGGCGCCGATCAGGCCGCCGAACAGGGCGTGGGACGAGCTCGACGGCATGCCCAGCAGCCAGGTGAGCAGGTTCCACAGGATCGCGCCCGTGAGACCGGCGAACACCATGATCGGCGTGATGAGGGTGTCGTCGACGATGCCCGAGGAGATGGTCTTGGCGACCTCGGTGGACATGAACGCACCGGCGACGTTGAGCACGGCCGCGAGGGCGACGGCGACCCGGGGCTTCAGTGCGCCCGTGGCGACCGACGTCGCCATCGCATTGGCGCTGTCGTGGAACCCATTGGTGAAGTCGAAGGCCAGGGCCGTGATGATCACGATGGCCACGATCACGAGAGTTGAGGTGAGCACTTGGTCTCCTGGAAGAGGTGGGCGCGGTTGCTCCGCGTCCCTGTCAGAGTAGGCCCGCTTCGACGCGCGTAGAACCCCCTGAATGTCCTGGTCGGATGGGGGTCTGACCCCCTCATGACGCCCAGGTGAACGGGAGGTGAACGACCCCGCAGTGGCGCAGTTCAGGGGCATTCTGTGTCGATTCTGTGCATCTTCTGCGAGATGCTTCACATCGGGCGCGTCACGACCCTCTCGCCCCGTCCGAGCGCCAGGACGAGGGGTGCGGCGAGCGCCGCGCACACCGCCATGGCCCCGAAGGCGAGGGCGGGGGAGAGATCGAACCAGTGCCCCGCGACCGCCGTCATGACGGCCGTCCCGCCGCCCGTGCCGAGCGCCGCGTAGAGCCCCTGCGCGGGCGCGACGAGCGTCGGGTCGATGTGCCGGCGCAGGGTCTGCACGAAGGCGACCTGCATCATGCCGAAGGTCAGCCCGTGCAGCGCCTGCATGCCGAGCAGCACCGGCACCGAGGGCGAGAGGGTCCACACCGCCCAGCGCACGACCGAGCCGGCCACGGCCGTCCCCATGAGCGCGGCGAGCGACCAGCGCTCCGCGACCGCGCCGGTGAGGCGGAAGACGATCAGCTCGGCGAGGGGAGCGAGCATGAGGAAGACCGCGATCAGCGCCGCCGGGGCGCCGAGGCGGTCCAGGCGGAGCGTGCCGAAGGCGTAGTAGGCGGCGTGCGAGCTCTGCACGAGCACGGAGGCCAGCAGCGCGAGCATGAACACGCGGTGGGTCAGCAGCGGCCCCCAGGCGCCGAGCGAGCCCGAGCGCTGGGCCGCGACGACCTCGTCGCCGATCGGGAGCAGCGCCGCGCACGCCATCGCGAGCAGCGCCAGGATGAACACCCAGAGCAGCGCCCCGATGCCGAGCCACGAGGACACCGCGCCGTCCACGGCGGCGCCCGCGATGAAGCCGATCGATCCCCACATGCGCGTGGGCCCGTACGCCAGCACCCGGCGCTGCGCCCCGAGCGAGGCGGTCGTCTCGAGCACCGGCATCGCGGTCGGGTACAGCACCCCGAAGACCGCGGAGACGGCCATCAGCCCCGTGAACGACGTGCGCGGCACGAAGCACACGGCCACCACGAGGCACAGCCATGGCAGCACTCGCGTGATCCGCCCCATCGGGACCACCCGGTTGACGAGCGGGAAGAGGGTGACGACGGCGAGGGCGCGGGTCACGAGGGAGACGGTGATCGACAGGCCGATCTGGTTCGCGTCGAAGCCCCGATCGGTGAAGATCGGCGCCCAGTAGGACACGAACGTGGTCCAGCTGAAGAAGAACAGGAAGAACTGGATCCGCATCCAGGA from Brachybacterium huguangmaarense carries:
- a CDS encoding DUF2785 domain-containing protein; the protein is MFDDDIRSSDERVREAAVDRLERDVLDDADGSRTLEAWERVTAELDDDAVNVSFRLIAAASILHLDAARECPRLRAEDLADPLQRLLAAWAVIARGRPPGWTPDVGWIHVTAHGADLVLAAARHGGAPGDCLDEAFSTWIDVTRACGPLLAEEEDRLGLALLGLLRRRWTDAGALWSPDVLWQGPFPADPASPRWEELMALRAITRSAAALACAGVRIRELGLVWGPASAEAPVLTTWLIDALRATDNLGVIADGQ
- a CDS encoding MFS transporter; this translates as MQSWMRIQFFLFFFSWTTFVSYWAPIFTDRGFDANQIGLSITVSLVTRALAVVTLFPLVNRVVPMGRITRVLPWLCLVVAVCFVPRTSFTGLMAVSAVFGVLYPTAMPVLETTASLGAQRRVLAYGPTRMWGSIGFIAGAAVDGAVSSWLGIGALLWVFILALLAMACAALLPIGDEVVAAQRSGSLGAWGPLLTHRVFMLALLASVLVQSSHAAYYAFGTLRLDRLGAPAALIAVFLMLAPLAELIVFRLTGAVAERWSLAALMGTAVAGSVVRWAVWTLSPSVPVLLGMQALHGLTFGMMQVAFVQTLRRHIDPTLVAPAQGLYAALGTGGGTAVMTAVAGHWFDLSPALAFGAMAVCAALAAPLVLALGRGERVVTRPM
- a CDS encoding inorganic phosphate transporter, whose amino-acid sequence is MLTSTLVIVAIVIITALAFDFTNGFHDSANAMATSVATGALKPRVAVALAAVLNVAGAFMSTEVAKTISSGIVDDTLITPIMVFAGLTGAILWNLLTWLLGMPSSSSHALFGGLIGAVLVSAGVAGVHFGVIISKILLPALAAPLVAGIAAAIATRLAYRITPDAEGKSSGIFRHGQTISASMVALAHGTSDGQKTMGVITLVLVAGGFQASGTAPQLWVILCAGLAIGLGTYSGGWRIMRTLGKGLVDIKAPQGFAAETSTTAAILASSHLGFGLSTTHVASGAIMGSGVGRNAAEVRWGVAGRMAITWLVTLPAAAAVGAVAAAITLLGPIGVGIVLALLVVGVVAVLVVANRHKVTADNVHETHEVPVTSSTSAPTPTHA
- a CDS encoding pyridoxamine 5'-phosphate oxidase family protein — encoded protein: MTSLNDVLPVDRTALLTTLGPDGPRTRPVAVQPDPLDEPGVAAVLTLAQARKAADVRERPAVTLAGATPDGFYAIEADAEVVEDPALVARAMAHFVGGDVPEGGAGASAHEGPATVLLRLRPRAAKRWVVHSPRPFDSDVEDLEV